One region of Paenibacillus polymyxa M1 genomic DNA includes:
- a CDS encoding cyclic-phosphate processing receiver domain-containing protein: protein MYLFMDDYRPCPPGFKLARDADECLLLLHEYPISILSLDYDLGPGQPTGKDVAAAIASKQLYPREIYLHSSSPQGRRAMYDLLYASKPEGVTVHNGPIPEVRMQEILNESKR from the coding sequence GTGTATTTGTTTATGGACGATTATCGACCTTGTCCTCCAGGTTTTAAGCTGGCAAGGGATGCGGATGAGTGTCTGCTTCTACTTCATGAATACCCTATTTCGATACTATCGTTAGATTATGATTTGGGTCCAGGGCAACCGACGGGAAAGGATGTAGCTGCTGCTATTGCAAGTAAACAGTTATATCCGCGTGAAATTTACTTGCATTCCTCCAGTCCGCAGGGGCGGCGAGCCATGTATGATCTGCTTTATGCGAGTAAGCCGGAGGGAGTCACTGTGCATAACGGGCCAATTCCTGAGGTGCGTATGCAAGAGATCCTAAACGAGTCTAAGCGATGA
- a CDS encoding Fpg/Nei family DNA glycosylase yields the protein MPELPEMENYRILLSKQILDIPITGVTVSREKSINTEVETFKKQLLGATVVYLERRGKHLIFHLNTGKRLVLHLMLGGLLYLGTEEQRPDRTIQIELDFSGVKLYFIGLRLGYLHLLTAKETDEALSDLGPDPLDRRMTLENFTARLKGRRGILKTTLVNQQVFSGIGNCYSDEIAYIAGFTPGSKVQNIVQSPEKVEKLYHATQSVLREATAEGGYMEMPLMEGDTLTGGFDHQCRVYDREGEESPSGGKIVRVELAGKKAFYCPVQQHDA from the coding sequence ATGCCGGAACTTCCTGAAATGGAAAACTACAGAATCTTATTGTCAAAACAAATTTTGGACATTCCGATTACTGGAGTGACGGTTAGCCGCGAAAAGTCCATTAATACTGAAGTGGAAACCTTTAAAAAGCAATTGCTGGGTGCAACCGTTGTATATTTAGAGCGTCGGGGTAAGCATTTGATTTTTCATTTAAACACGGGTAAACGACTTGTGCTTCATCTAATGTTGGGAGGACTGTTGTATCTGGGAACGGAGGAGCAACGTCCAGACCGTACGATTCAGATCGAATTGGATTTTAGCGGAGTGAAGCTTTATTTTATCGGACTGCGCTTAGGTTATCTGCACTTGCTGACGGCTAAAGAAACAGATGAAGCTTTGTCAGACCTGGGACCAGATCCGTTAGACCGTCGTATGACGTTGGAGAATTTTACAGCACGTCTAAAAGGACGACGGGGAATTTTGAAAACAACACTGGTAAATCAGCAGGTTTTTTCGGGGATTGGAAACTGCTATTCGGACGAAATTGCTTATATCGCCGGATTTACACCGGGTTCCAAGGTACAAAATATTGTACAGTCTCCAGAAAAAGTGGAAAAGCTATATCATGCTACTCAATCCGTACTTCGTGAAGCTACTGCGGAGGGCGGTTATATGGAAATGCCTCTAATGGAGGGAGACACGCTAACAGGTGGCTTTGATCATCAGTGTCGAGTATATGACCGTGAAGGAGAAGAATCTCCAAGCGGTGGGAAAATTGTAAGAGTCGAGCTGGCGGGAAAAAAAGCATTTTATTGCCCGGTGCAGCAGCATGATGCCTAA
- a CDS encoding TIGR01457 family HAD-type hydrolase, with the protein MMYEIEVGEGIAIKSLLIDLDGTLYHGNRMIKGADLFISRLRSEQIPYAYVTNNASRTPESVAEHLIGMGIEAASHEVYTSALAAAQYVAQQSPGALVYCIGETGLREALTGAGLQLVQNHPDYVVQGIDRQFTYETLAAAMRWIREGATFILTNPDLQLPSHDGLTPGAGTIGAAIEAASQVKPIVIGKPSSVLMNYALNRLNIRADEALVVGDNMLTDIAAGAAAGCKTALILSGVTTRANMDEHIRAVGVKPDLMFENLDELQEWMKEELKS; encoded by the coding sequence ATGATGTATGAAATTGAAGTGGGGGAGGGGATTGCGATAAAATCGTTACTAATTGATCTGGATGGAACACTTTATCATGGAAATCGAATGATTAAGGGTGCGGATCTGTTCATTTCCCGATTACGCTCAGAGCAGATACCTTATGCATATGTCACAAACAATGCTTCACGCACACCCGAATCGGTGGCTGAGCATTTGATTGGTATGGGAATTGAAGCAGCTAGTCATGAAGTATATACTTCAGCGTTAGCAGCTGCACAATATGTTGCACAGCAAAGCCCTGGAGCTCTTGTATATTGTATTGGTGAAACGGGATTACGCGAGGCACTCACGGGGGCTGGCTTGCAGCTTGTTCAGAACCATCCTGATTATGTGGTACAGGGGATAGATCGTCAATTTACATATGAAACGCTGGCAGCTGCCATGCGTTGGATTCGTGAGGGAGCCACATTTATTTTGACAAATCCGGATCTACAATTGCCTTCGCATGACGGACTTACACCAGGTGCAGGTACAATTGGAGCTGCCATTGAAGCTGCTTCACAGGTCAAACCGATCGTCATCGGCAAGCCTTCAAGCGTGCTAATGAATTATGCACTGAATCGCTTGAACATTAGAGCGGATGAAGCTCTGGTTGTGGGCGATAATATGCTTACAGATATTGCGGCAGGTGCAGCAGCAGGTTGTAAGACAGCTTTGATTCTGTCAGGCGTGACGACTCGCGCTAATATGGATGAACATATTCGTGCCGTTGGAGTGAAACCTGACCTGATGTTTGAAAATTTGGACGAACTGCAGGAATGGATGAAAGAAGAGCTGAAGTCATAA
- the rnz gene encoding ribonuclease Z has protein sequence MELYFLGTNAGVPTIQRNVTSIALRLLEERRSMWLFDCGEGTQQEVLRSPLKLSRLEKIFITHLHGDHLFGLPGLLSSRAYQGGTAPLTVYGPPGLQQYIELSLGISQSRINYQLHIVEHTGGVLFDDGQFRVESALLDHRIDSYGYRIVEMDKPGKLNQELLERYGIKPGPVYGKLKRGESVEVEGGVILHPQDVLGSPKKGRIVTILGDTRPCPNTVVLARDATVVVHEATFLHDLADTAYEYHHSTALQAAEAAKAAGAGQLIMTHFSSRYKDQEQLQPLLEEARSLFPNSLLAEQHVLLPVPDIGQ, from the coding sequence ATGGAATTATATTTTCTCGGTACAAATGCAGGGGTACCTACAATTCAGCGAAATGTAACATCCATTGCTCTTCGTTTACTGGAGGAACGAAGAAGCATGTGGTTGTTTGACTGCGGTGAAGGCACTCAACAGGAAGTATTGCGTTCGCCGCTCAAGCTGAGCAGACTTGAAAAAATATTTATCACTCATTTGCATGGGGATCATCTTTTTGGTCTGCCAGGCCTTTTGTCGAGTAGGGCATATCAGGGAGGTACGGCACCTCTGACGGTATATGGACCGCCTGGGCTTCAGCAATATATTGAGCTATCTTTAGGGATCAGCCAATCTCGTATCAATTACCAACTACATATTGTGGAGCATACGGGCGGGGTTCTGTTCGATGACGGTCAATTTCGGGTGGAATCCGCTTTGCTGGATCATCGGATCGACAGTTATGGCTACCGAATTGTAGAGATGGATAAGCCTGGTAAGCTTAACCAAGAACTGTTGGAGCGATACGGGATCAAGCCTGGCCCAGTGTACGGTAAATTAAAGCGTGGAGAAAGTGTGGAAGTAGAGGGTGGAGTTATTCTGCATCCTCAGGATGTATTGGGTTCACCTAAAAAAGGGCGGATCGTCACTATTTTAGGTGACACGAGACCCTGTCCGAATACAGTAGTGCTGGCACGAGATGCAACTGTCGTCGTTCATGAAGCCACATTTCTGCATGATCTGGCGGATACGGCGTACGAGTATCATCATAGTACGGCGCTTCAGGCAGCGGAAGCTGCCAAAGCCGCAGGCGCGGGGCAGTTAATTATGACTCACTTTAGTTCTAGGTATAAAGATCAAGAGCAGCTTCAGCCTTTGCTGGAGGAAGCGCGAAGCCTATTCCCCAATTCATTGCTTGCGGAGCAGCATGTGTTGTTACCGGTACCTGATATCGGTCAATAA
- the metH gene encoding methionine synthase encodes MDKVSLQDALQRRILLLDGAMGTMIQQEDLSPADFGGEELEGCNEMLVLTRPDVIQGIHEAYLEAGADLIETNTFGATSVVLADYDIPERAREINLVAAKLARNAVDKYSTADKPRFVVGAMGPTTKTLSVTGGVTFVELIESYQEQALALIEGGVDVLLLETSQDTLNVKAGSIGIRQAFEQTGIELPLMISGTIEPMGTTLAGQNIESFCISLEHLNPISIGLNCATGPEFMRDHIRSLSEMSSAAISCYPNAGLPDENGQYHESPDSLARKMAAFAEKGWLNIAGGCCGTTPEHIRVMSESMAQFEPRQLVGHHPPAVSGIEPVYIEQDNRPYMVGERTNVLGSRKFKRLIVEGKYEEASEIARAQVKSGAHVIDICVQDPDRDEMIDMEAFLKLVVNKVKVPLVIDTTDIKVIDKALQYSQGKAIINSINLEDGEEKFEKMAPIIHKYGAAVVVGTIDERGQAIAREDKLEVAKRSYDLLVNRYGLAAEDIIFDTLVFPVGTGDEQYIGSAKETIEGIRIIKEALPGVHTILGISNVSFGLPEAGREVLNSVYLYECTKAGLDYAIVNTEKLERYASIPEHERKLAEDLIYNTNDDTLSAFVAAFRNKKVEKKEKISNLSLEERLASYVVEGSKEGLIPDLEQALAKYSSLEIINGPLMKGMEEVGRLFNNNELIVAEVLQSAEVMKASVAYLEPFMEKNESSVKGKILLATVKGDVHDIGKNLVEIILSNNGYHIVNLGIKVPPERIIEAYREEKADMIGLSGLLVKSAQQMVLTAQDLKNANIDIPIMVGGAALTRKFTKNRIRPEYDGLVAYAKDAMDGLDIANKLMDPESRKKMAEDMKAEQEAEAATVVEAKPLPKLTRAVRSNIAQDLPVYIPPDTDRHVLRNYPLNYILPYVNMQMLMGHHLGLKGNVEQLLASGDPKAIQLKETVDSIMFEAVTDGIIQASAMYRFFPAQSQGNQILIYDPSDVSKVLHTFTFPRQQVEPYLCLADFLKSVESGVMDYVGFMVVTAGHGIQKLSTQWKDNGDYLRSHALQAVALEVAEGLAERLHHIIRDSWGFPDPADMTMKQRHGARYQGIRVSFGYPACPDLEDQGPLFQLLKPEDIGVELTEGFMMEPEASVSAMVFSHPQAQYFNVEKV; translated from the coding sequence TTGGATAAAGTTAGCTTGCAGGATGCGTTACAACGAAGAATACTCCTTCTTGATGGGGCTATGGGTACTATGATTCAGCAGGAAGACCTTTCTCCCGCTGATTTTGGTGGAGAAGAGTTGGAAGGCTGCAACGAGATGTTGGTCTTAACGAGACCGGATGTCATTCAAGGGATTCATGAAGCATACTTGGAGGCCGGGGCAGACCTGATTGAAACGAATACATTTGGAGCAACATCCGTCGTTTTGGCGGATTACGATATACCAGAACGTGCCCGTGAAATTAATCTGGTGGCGGCCAAACTGGCACGTAACGCGGTGGATAAATACAGCACTGCGGACAAGCCTCGTTTTGTTGTAGGAGCTATGGGTCCAACCACGAAAACCTTGTCTGTCACAGGCGGTGTTACATTTGTAGAGCTGATTGAAAGCTATCAGGAGCAGGCTTTGGCGCTTATTGAAGGCGGGGTGGATGTTCTTCTGTTGGAGACCTCACAGGATACGCTTAACGTTAAGGCAGGCAGCATTGGAATTCGTCAGGCTTTTGAGCAGACAGGGATTGAGCTTCCGTTAATGATTTCTGGCACGATTGAACCGATGGGAACAACGTTGGCCGGACAAAATATCGAATCCTTCTGCATATCACTCGAACATTTAAACCCAATCTCGATTGGACTGAATTGTGCTACAGGTCCAGAGTTTATGCGTGATCATATTCGTTCTTTGTCTGAAATGTCCTCTGCAGCTATTAGTTGTTATCCAAATGCGGGCTTGCCCGATGAAAATGGTCAATACCATGAATCGCCGGATTCATTAGCTCGTAAAATGGCTGCTTTCGCTGAAAAAGGCTGGTTGAATATTGCAGGAGGCTGTTGCGGTACTACACCAGAGCATATAAGAGTAATGAGTGAAAGTATGGCGCAGTTTGAGCCTCGCCAGCTCGTAGGTCATCATCCTCCTGCCGTATCAGGCATTGAACCAGTATATATTGAACAGGATAATCGTCCGTATATGGTTGGTGAACGAACAAATGTTCTGGGTTCCCGGAAATTCAAGCGTTTGATCGTAGAAGGCAAATATGAAGAGGCGTCTGAAATTGCCCGCGCTCAGGTAAAAAGCGGAGCACATGTCATTGATATTTGTGTGCAAGATCCGGACCGGGATGAAATGATTGATATGGAAGCGTTCTTGAAACTGGTTGTAAACAAGGTGAAAGTACCATTGGTGATTGATACCACGGATATTAAAGTTATCGATAAAGCACTTCAATATTCGCAAGGTAAGGCAATTATTAACTCCATTAATTTGGAGGATGGTGAAGAAAAATTTGAGAAAATGGCTCCTATTATTCATAAATACGGCGCTGCTGTTGTTGTCGGAACGATTGATGAACGTGGACAGGCAATTGCGCGTGAGGATAAGCTTGAGGTAGCTAAACGTTCTTATGATCTGTTGGTGAACCGTTACGGTCTGGCAGCGGAGGATATCATTTTTGATACGCTCGTATTCCCAGTAGGAACAGGGGATGAACAATATATCGGTTCGGCTAAGGAAACGATTGAGGGCATACGTATCATTAAAGAAGCCCTTCCTGGGGTTCATACCATATTGGGCATCAGTAACGTATCCTTTGGTTTACCGGAAGCGGGTCGTGAAGTGCTCAATTCTGTCTATTTGTATGAATGCACCAAAGCGGGACTGGATTATGCAATTGTAAATACAGAGAAGCTTGAACGCTATGCATCTATCCCTGAGCATGAACGGAAATTGGCGGAAGATCTGATCTATAATACAAATGACGATACTTTATCTGCATTTGTAGCAGCTTTTCGTAACAAGAAAGTGGAGAAAAAAGAGAAGATATCAAACCTTTCGCTCGAAGAACGGCTGGCTTCCTATGTAGTGGAGGGAAGTAAGGAGGGACTGATCCCGGATCTGGAGCAAGCTCTCGCCAAATATTCTTCTCTGGAGATTATTAACGGACCGCTAATGAAAGGGATGGAAGAAGTAGGACGTCTGTTTAACAACAACGAGCTGATTGTTGCGGAGGTTCTGCAAAGCGCTGAAGTAATGAAAGCATCCGTGGCTTATTTAGAGCCGTTCATGGAGAAGAATGAATCCTCGGTAAAAGGTAAGATTTTGTTGGCTACGGTCAAAGGTGATGTGCATGATATAGGTAAAAATCTGGTGGAGATTATTCTATCCAACAATGGTTACCATATTGTAAATCTGGGTATAAAAGTACCACCAGAACGCATTATTGAGGCTTATCGTGAAGAAAAGGCTGACATGATCGGCCTGTCCGGTCTGCTTGTTAAATCGGCACAACAAATGGTGCTAACCGCGCAGGATTTGAAAAATGCGAACATTGATATTCCAATAATGGTTGGTGGAGCTGCCTTAACGCGTAAGTTTACTAAAAATCGTATTCGTCCTGAGTATGATGGACTGGTAGCCTACGCGAAAGATGCTATGGATGGCCTGGATATTGCCAATAAGCTTATGGACCCTGAGTCCCGTAAAAAAATGGCCGAGGACATGAAGGCTGAGCAGGAGGCAGAAGCGGCAACGGTCGTGGAGGCCAAGCCGCTCCCTAAGCTAACTCGGGCTGTACGCTCTAACATTGCTCAGGATTTGCCCGTCTATATCCCACCGGATACGGATCGCCATGTACTGCGTAACTACCCACTGAACTATATTCTGCCTTATGTGAATATGCAGATGCTGATGGGACATCATCTTGGCTTAAAAGGGAATGTAGAGCAACTGCTAGCTTCGGGGGACCCGAAAGCGATTCAGTTGAAGGAAACCGTGGACAGCATCATGTTTGAAGCTGTTACAGACGGAATTATTCAGGCGAGTGCTATGTATCGGTTCTTCCCGGCTCAGTCCCAAGGAAACCAAATTCTAATCTATGATCCATCGGATGTAAGCAAGGTACTGCACACATTTACGTTTCCACGTCAGCAGGTAGAGCCTTATCTATGTCTGGCTGATTTTTTGAAATCAGTGGAATCAGGGGTTATGGACTATGTAGGTTTTATGGTTGTTACCGCTGGTCATGGCATTCAGAAGCTATCTACCCAGTGGAAAGACAACGGAGATTATCTGCGCTCACACGCACTTCAAGCGGTAGCGCTCGAAGTGGCAGAAGGGCTAGCAGAACGGCTTCACCATATTATCAGGGATAGCTGGGGCTTCCCGGACCCAGCCGATATGACGATGAAACAGCGGCACGGCGCTAGATATCAAGGTATACGGGTATCCTTTGGTTATCCGGCATGTCCGGATCTGGAGGATCAGGGACCGTTGTTCCAATTGTTAAAACCTGAGGACATTGGCGTTGAGCTAACAGAAGGGTTTATGATGGAACCGGAGGCTTCAGTATCAGCCATGGTGTTCAGCCACCCTCAGGCGCAGTATTTTAACGTCGAAAAGGTTTAA
- a CDS encoding LysM peptidoglycan-binding domain-containing protein: MKYSTYQSIFPMNLENLQETRKEGKVRLLQVITNTLLLKLLILVIIVWVAGAGVLTVFAAPSVSNKEVIKLTVQPGDTLWKIAVNHKPERMDTRVYIEGIMRINALEDRGVQAGQVLKLPHF, translated from the coding sequence ATGAAATATAGCACTTATCAAAGTATTTTCCCGATGAACTTAGAGAATTTACAGGAGACCCGAAAAGAGGGTAAGGTGCGTTTGTTACAGGTTATTACCAATACTCTTTTACTCAAGCTTCTTATTCTAGTAATTATCGTTTGGGTTGCAGGGGCAGGTGTACTTACGGTTTTCGCAGCACCTTCAGTTTCTAATAAAGAGGTGATTAAGCTGACCGTACAACCTGGAGATACGTTATGGAAGATTGCCGTGAATCATAAACCGGAACGAATGGATACACGGGTATATATTGAAGGGATTATGCGTATTAACGCTTTGGAGGATCGGGGAGTGCAGGCAGGTCAGGTGCTTAAGCTTCCACACTTCTGA
- a CDS encoding deoxyribonuclease IV, producing the protein MMPKLLIGSHVSTRGGFSKAAIRAREQGGRSFQYFPKNPRSLKLKEWSSIDAAACKTYCSEHQLQSIAHSPYPVNPAHGRERGQELYELMVASLRNDLDIAEACGSKGIVVHFGHMHSSDPLEGYRNIINCLNDVLEGWQGNAKILIENQAGDHGPMGTTLEEMVQIRQLCRDPGSIGFCLDTCHAYAAGLWNGGMDEALLEKGDRLGYWPALCGVHLNDSKYPYGSKKDRHARVGQGYIGTEGMRWITEQEAVRGIPVVLESEAGPDGTHQEDIQMIQSWE; encoded by the coding sequence ATGATGCCTAAATTGCTTATCGGCTCTCACGTGAGTACGCGTGGTGGCTTTTCCAAAGCTGCTATACGTGCACGAGAGCAGGGAGGACGTTCATTTCAATATTTTCCGAAAAATCCTCGTAGTCTCAAGCTGAAGGAATGGAGTTCCATAGATGCTGCTGCTTGTAAAACCTACTGCTCAGAGCACCAACTTCAATCTATTGCTCATTCGCCATATCCCGTGAATCCAGCTCATGGTCGCGAACGCGGTCAGGAACTTTATGAACTGATGGTTGCTTCATTACGCAATGATCTGGATATTGCTGAAGCCTGTGGATCGAAGGGGATAGTTGTCCATTTTGGGCATATGCATTCGTCTGACCCGCTGGAGGGCTATCGTAATATTATTAACTGTCTGAATGATGTGCTGGAAGGCTGGCAGGGAAATGCTAAAATATTAATTGAGAATCAGGCTGGGGATCACGGTCCCATGGGAACCACGCTGGAGGAAATGGTTCAAATTCGCCAGTTGTGTCGAGATCCTGGCAGCATCGGATTTTGCCTGGATACTTGTCATGCGTATGCAGCAGGATTGTGGAACGGTGGAATGGACGAGGCTTTGCTTGAAAAAGGGGACCGTCTCGGCTATTGGCCAGCACTGTGCGGAGTTCATTTGAATGATTCCAAATACCCGTACGGCTCTAAAAAAGACAGACATGCGCGCGTGGGGCAAGGTTACATTGGTACTGAGGGCATGCGCTGGATAACAGAACAAGAAGCTGTAAGAGGTATTCCCGTCGTATTGGAGAGTGAGGCGGGACCTGATGGGACACATCAGGAGGACATTCAAATGATTCAAAGCTGGGAGTGA
- a CDS encoding DUF896 domain-containing protein codes for MDIDSLVQRINELARKAKAEGLTEEETTERANLREIYLGNIRRNFRQQLETIEFVDDDTSKGNDGLKH; via the coding sequence TTGGATATAGACAGCTTGGTACAGCGCATTAATGAATTAGCGCGCAAAGCAAAAGCCGAAGGATTGACAGAAGAGGAAACCACAGAGCGCGCCAACCTTCGGGAAATTTATTTAGGCAACATTCGCCGTAATTTTCGGCAGCAGCTTGAAACCATTGAATTTGTGGACGATGATACGTCGAAGGGAAATGACGGGCTGAAGCATTAA
- the lexA gene encoding transcriptional repressor LexA, whose amino-acid sequence MSKISSRQQAILEFIRNEVRLKGYPPSVREIGEAVGLASSSTVHGHLDRLEKKGLIRRDPTKPRAIELLGQDESDNSNLINYSISRVPVVGKVTAGLPITATENIEDYFPLPQHFVGEDKIFMLSVVGESMIEAGIANGDYVIVRQQQTADNGDIVVAMTDEDEATVKTFYKEKDHIRLQPENPAFEPLRLTHVSILGKVVGLFRDFH is encoded by the coding sequence ATGTCTAAGATTTCGAGCCGCCAGCAGGCCATTCTTGAATTTATCCGCAATGAAGTGCGTCTAAAGGGATACCCCCCTTCTGTGCGCGAAATAGGCGAGGCAGTCGGATTGGCCTCCAGTTCTACGGTTCACGGTCATTTGGATCGTTTGGAGAAAAAAGGACTCATTCGCCGCGATCCTACGAAACCACGGGCTATTGAATTACTTGGTCAAGACGAATCGGATAACAGCAACTTGATTAATTACTCCATTAGTCGTGTTCCCGTCGTCGGCAAAGTAACCGCTGGTCTTCCTATTACGGCGACAGAAAATATTGAAGATTACTTTCCTCTTCCCCAACACTTTGTTGGTGAGGATAAAATATTCATGTTATCTGTTGTAGGCGAAAGCATGATTGAAGCTGGTATTGCTAACGGAGACTATGTAATCGTACGTCAGCAGCAGACGGCTGATAACGGAGACATTGTAGTAGCTATGACAGATGAAGACGAGGCAACAGTTAAAACCTTTTACAAAGAAAAAGATCATATCCGGCTTCAACCTGAAAATCCAGCCTTTGAACCGCTTCGCCTGACACACGTCAGCATATTGGGCAAGGTTGTTGGACTCTTCCGGGACTTCCACTGA
- a CDS encoding HAD family hydrolase, whose product MTIQAIMFDLDDTLLWDERSVEEAFDAACQTGSRETGADPKTLEEAVRKEARALYESYETFSFTQMIGINPFEGLWANFTAGEQPEFRQLEQLAPAYRKESWRRGLQQLGIDNEELAEKLAAQFASERRARPHVYEETFEILEQLKGQYKLLLLTNGSPDLQQEKLDGVPQLAPFFDHVVISGSFGRGKPDPSIFQHALGLLGIEPGQALMVGDKLTTDIQGALAAGVHSVWVNRNAKTNTTEIKPKFQIKHLSELHGIIQSLK is encoded by the coding sequence ATGACGATTCAGGCGATAATGTTTGATCTTGATGATACCCTTCTGTGGGATGAACGTAGTGTAGAAGAGGCATTTGATGCAGCGTGTCAAACAGGCTCCCGAGAAACAGGGGCTGATCCGAAAACGCTGGAAGAAGCCGTACGCAAGGAAGCGCGCGCTTTGTATGAGTCCTATGAAACCTTTAGTTTTACTCAAATGATTGGCATTAATCCGTTTGAAGGACTGTGGGCGAATTTTACAGCAGGTGAGCAACCTGAATTCCGCCAATTGGAACAGTTGGCTCCTGCTTATCGTAAGGAATCATGGCGCAGAGGGCTTCAGCAACTGGGGATAGATAATGAGGAGTTGGCGGAGAAGCTAGCTGCCCAATTTGCTTCGGAAAGACGTGCACGTCCACATGTATATGAAGAAACGTTTGAGATTCTGGAACAATTGAAGGGGCAATACAAGCTGTTATTGCTGACAAATGGTTCCCCTGATCTACAACAGGAGAAGCTGGATGGAGTTCCTCAATTGGCTCCTTTTTTTGATCATGTTGTCATTTCAGGTTCTTTTGGTCGGGGCAAGCCTGACCCTTCTATATTTCAGCATGCTTTGGGACTTCTAGGAATTGAACCTGGACAAGCTTTAATGGTAGGAGATAAGCTGACGACTGATATTCAAGGGGCTTTGGCAGCTGGTGTCCATTCGGTGTGGGTGAATCGGAACGCTAAAACCAATACTACAGAAATCAAGCCGAAGTTCCAAATCAAGCATTTGTCTGAGTTGCATGGAATTATTCAATCTTTAAAGTGA
- a CDS encoding 1,2-dihydroxy-3-keto-5-methylthiopentene dioxygenase has protein sequence MAEIFIRNTNERISGEEQVREFLESHQVLYEHWDASKLPRELQENFTLTDDQKAAVLKTFEPEIKDLAARRGYKIWDVITLSEATPKLDELLAKFEQIHTHTEDEIRAIVAGKGIFIIKGSEEIGYFNVELSPGDVISVPENTPHFFTLMENQKIVAVRLFIEENGWIAEPFEDPTFTTA, from the coding sequence ATGGCAGAAATTTTTATACGCAATACGAATGAGCGAATTAGTGGTGAAGAACAAGTACGTGAATTTTTGGAGAGCCACCAAGTATTGTATGAACACTGGGATGCTTCCAAGCTGCCAAGGGAGCTGCAAGAAAACTTTACTCTGACAGATGATCAAAAAGCCGCTGTTCTTAAAACATTTGAACCTGAAATCAAGGATTTAGCCGCACGTCGCGGATATAAAATATGGGACGTTATCACCTTATCTGAAGCAACGCCGAAACTGGACGAGCTGCTGGCCAAGTTCGAGCAAATTCACACCCATACCGAGGATGAGATCCGTGCCATTGTTGCTGGTAAAGGCATTTTCATCATTAAAGGCTCTGAAGAGATCGGCTATTTTAATGTAGAGCTTTCACCAGGTGACGTTATTTCCGTACCTGAAAATACACCGCACTTCTTCACTTTAATGGAAAATCAAAAGATCGTCGCAGTCCGCTTGTTCATCGAAGAAAATGGCTGGATTGCCGAACCGTTCGAAGATCCAACATTCACTACAGCATAA